ATGGATATTCATAAAGGCCGTGTCGACGTCGAAAGCGAGCTCGGCCAAGGTACGCGTTTTATTCTCACCTTCCCCGCTACTCCGGCCCACGAAATCATCGGCCCGGTCTCCAAAATCGGATAAATTGCCTTATATTCCACCACTTCTCTTTTTTTAATCGAGAAAATTAAATCCGTGTTAATCAAATATTGCTTGAATGTTACGGGAAAATTAATTATGATGGCGTGCATTTTCTTATCCAACCTTAAAACGGAACCAAGCCATGGGATTTGACAGTATCATCCAGATTTTGTTGCCGAAAGACGACAAATTTTTCGCTTTCTTCGAAGAAACCGCCGAATCCATTCTCAAAGCCTCCGAACTCATGAAAACGATAGCAGGTGTATCCGAAAACGATCGGGCAAATATTCTTAACCAAGTCCACGACTATGAACACCGCTGCGATGAAATTACGCATAAAGTTTTTGCCGAGCTCAATGCAACATTTGTTACGCCGTTTGACCGCGAAGATATTCAACTTTTAGCTTCGGCGCTGGACGACATTATCGATTTCATGGACGAAGCTGCTCGCCGTTTTACATTATACAAAATCAGTGAATTTCCCCAGTCGATGATGGAATTGATCGATATTTTAAATAAATCGATTGCAGAACTCCGTCATGGCGTATCATTGCTCCGAGATAAACGCAAAACCAGTGAACTCAGGAAAATTCTTCAAAAAGTCCACGAGTACGAAAATGAAGCCGATCTTGTGTTCGAACAAACGATCGCCCATCTTTTCGAAAATGAAAAAGATTCCATCAAAGTCATCAAGCTTAAAGATATTTACGGCAGTTTAGAACGTGCGACCGATAAATGCGAAGACGCAGCCAATGTTCTCGAAACCATTCTAATCAAACACGCCTAACATTAACACAGACATTGCATGCTGACTCTGGTTATTACGATCATCTTTATCGCTTTAATTTTTGATTTTCTTAACGGCTTTCACGATTCGGCCAATTCGATTGCCACCGTGGTGTCGACGCGCGTACTGACGCCACGAAAAGCTGTGGTGTGGGCTGCATTTTTTAATATGGCTGCAGCATTTTTATTCGACGTACATATCGCGAAAACTATCGGCAAAGGCCTGATCGATATTGCCGTTGTCAATGAATGGGTTATAATGAGTGCGCTTATCGGTGCGATCGTATGGAATCTTTTAACATGGTATTACGGTATTCCATCGAGTTCATCGCACGCATTGATGGGTGGATATGCCGGCGCCGCGATTGCCAAAGCAGGATGGGGATCGATCATCGCCAGCGGATGGACCAATACTTTGATTTTTATCGCTGTGGCGCCGTTAATGGGAATGATCATGGGATTCACATTAATGGTTATTCTGTCGTGGATTTTTTATAAAAAATCATCGTCGAAAGTCAACGATTCATTTAGAAAGCTCCAGTTGGTTTCCGCCGCATTCTATAGCCTCGGTCACGGAACCAACGACGCTCAAAAAACAATGGGAATCATCACTGGCTTACTTGTAACAGCGGGCTATTTGCAAACCTTCGAAGTTCCGTTCTGGGTTATTCTCATTTCACATTTTGCCATTGGCGTTGGAACGCTTTTCGGAGGATGGCGCATTGTGAAGACAATGGGACAAAAAATTACAAAGTTAAAACCATCCGGTGGATTTTGTGCGGAAACAGCGGGCGCCATCACGCTACTCGTCACGGCATTTGGCGGAATTTCAGTCAGTACAACGCACACCATTACTGGCGCCATCATGGGCGTCGGTGCAACCAAACGTGTCTCGGCTGTTCGGTGGGGGCTCGCCGGCAATATTGTCATCGCATGGATTCTGACGATTCCGGCATCGGCGTTAGTCGGGGCGGCTTTTTATTATCTCGTAGCTTACTTCCAATAAGTGCTATAGCAATTTCTCAAGCTTTTCATTCACCAGTTTTTGGGCTTTATTCCAATCGACCTCATCCACATTTATTTTTCCCAACGCTAACTCGTTCAAAATCGTATCCTGAATCTTCCCTCTTGAAAGCGCTACAGAATACGGCATTCGGCGAAAAGTGACCATCGAGTATTTTGGAATAAATTGTTCGGGAAATTTCTCCTCAAGAACGTGCTCGATTTTCTTCTTCAAAACAAATACCGGATCGGCTACAAGATCGCGCATTTCATAAAAATTTTCTACGGCCAGATCAGCGATCGCATCCGTATTGATCTTCCGCGATTGCTCATATTCTGAAAATACCTTTTCCCAATCATCCCCATGCCGGCCGACACATTCATCCAGCACAACGCAATCTTCAAATGAACAGTTCATACCTTGCCCGAAAAACGGAACGATCGCATGCGCTGCGTCGCCCAATAAAGACGCCGTATTGCCGGCATGCCAAGGAAAACATTTGACTGTCATCAGTGAACTAGTCGGATTGTCAAAAAAATCTTCGAGCAATGTCGGCATGAGCGGAACGGCATCCGAAAACTGCTCCTTAAAAAATCGGTTTACCTTTTCTTTCGTATCAAGACTGGCGAAACTGACGTGACCTTCCATCGGAAAAAATAACGTGCACGTAAAACTGCCGTCCATATTCGGAAGCGCGATCAGCATGTATGTTTTTCGCGGCCAGATATGAAGCGCATTTTTTTCGATTAAAAAATTACCGTCACCTCCGGCAGGAATCGACAACTCTTTATATCCGTGTTCAAGATAACTTTGAGAATAATTGAAGCGCCCGATTTTCATCATATCATAACGAATCGCCGAAGCAGAACCATCCGTTCCGATAACCGTGTCAGCTTTGACACAGACTGTTTGTTGAGCTATTTCATCAAAAATTTCTGCCTCTCCCGTAGCAAAATTCATCCCTGTGCATCGTTTATTGAAATGAATCTTCACGCGATCGTATCGTTCAGCCAGATCCATCATCGCCATGTTTAACTGACCTCGGGATACAGAGTAAATGACTTCTGTGTCATCTTTTCCATATGGAATGAAATTTAACGCGCCTTCCGGAGCATGGATCAGCCTTCCTTTCATCGGAATTGCGATTTTCAAAATCTCACGATCGAGCCCGACGCCTTTCAAGGCATGTAAACCTCGCAACGAGAGAGCAAGATTAATGGAACGCCCGGCGCTGATGTGCGTGGTACGCATGTCCGGTCTGCGCTCGTAGATATCAACATAAAAACCACGCTTAGCCAAATAAACCGCCAGCAGTGATCCCGCCAACCCGGCTCCGATCAGAATGATGTGTTTTTCTTTCATGTGTTTTTCTCTAACGGTAATAAAATTCTGCGCTGGAAATTAAATCGCTTCTCTCAGAATTTCAGAAAAGCGATAGACATCCATAAATGAATTATATAAAGGCGCTGGGGCAACGCGAACAACATCCGGTTCTCTCCAGTCACAGAATACGCCTCCATCGGTCAGCTTTTGATGAAATTTCTTTCCATTGCCATGTATTCTCAACGACAATTGATTACCTCTCTGTTTACGATCGGTTGGCGTGATGATCGTGATAAAT
This genomic stretch from bacterium harbors:
- a CDS encoding DUF47 family protein, with amino-acid sequence MGFDSIIQILLPKDDKFFAFFEETAESILKASELMKTIAGVSENDRANILNQVHDYEHRCDEITHKVFAELNATFVTPFDREDIQLLASALDDIIDFMDEAARRFTLYKISEFPQSMMELIDILNKSIAELRHGVSLLRDKRKTSELRKILQKVHEYENEADLVFEQTIAHLFENEKDSIKVIKLKDIYGSLERATDKCEDAANVLETILIKHA
- a CDS encoding FAD-dependent monooxygenase, with the protein product MKEKHIILIGAGLAGSLLAVYLAKRGFYVDIYERRPDMRTTHISAGRSINLALSLRGLHALKGVGLDREILKIAIPMKGRLIHAPEGALNFIPYGKDDTEVIYSVSRGQLNMAMMDLAERYDRVKIHFNKRCTGMNFATGEAEIFDEIAQQTVCVKADTVIGTDGSASAIRYDMMKIGRFNYSQSYLEHGYKELSIPAGGDGNFLIEKNALHIWPRKTYMLIALPNMDGSFTCTLFFPMEGHVSFASLDTKEKVNRFFKEQFSDAVPLMPTLLEDFFDNPTSSLMTVKCFPWHAGNTASLLGDAAHAIVPFFGQGMNCSFEDCVVLDECVGRHGDDWEKVFSEYEQSRKINTDAIADLAVENFYEMRDLVADPVFVLKKKIEHVLEEKFPEQFIPKYSMVTFRRMPYSVALSRGKIQDTILNELALGKINVDEVDWNKAQKLVNEKLEKLL
- a CDS encoding inorganic phosphate transporter → MLTLVITIIFIALIFDFLNGFHDSANSIATVVSTRVLTPRKAVVWAAFFNMAAAFLFDVHIAKTIGKGLIDIAVVNEWVIMSALIGAIVWNLLTWYYGIPSSSSHALMGGYAGAAIAKAGWGSIIASGWTNTLIFIAVAPLMGMIMGFTLMVILSWIFYKKSSSKVNDSFRKLQLVSAAFYSLGHGTNDAQKTMGIITGLLVTAGYLQTFEVPFWVILISHFAIGVGTLFGGWRIVKTMGQKITKLKPSGGFCAETAGAITLLVTAFGGISVSTTHTITGAIMGVGATKRVSAVRWGLAGNIVIAWILTIPASALVGAAFYYLVAYFQ